One Lactobacillus sp. CBA3606 DNA segment encodes these proteins:
- a CDS encoding ATP-dependent Clp protease ATP-binding subunit: protein MLCDNCHKNEATIHLYTNVNGQRRQINLCQNCYQLLKNQEQHPNNGVGGTDMAQDPFGFGGLDDIFRAMQGGGVTPDDTTSRQQPTQPAGPTNGGNRRGNNNGGGLLGQYGYNLTEQAKQGKVDPVIGRDNEINRVIEILNRRTKNNPVLIGEAGVGKTAVVEGLAQKIVSGQVPQKLLNKEIIRLDVASLVQGTGIRGQFEQRMQQLMKEVQANPNIVLFIDEIHEIMGAGNAEGGMDAGNVLKPALARGDFQLVGATTLNEYRDIEKDAALARRFQPVTVDEPSVDESIKILQGIQKKYEDYHHVTYNADAIVAAVKLSNRYIQDRFLPDKAIDLLDEAGSRKNLTLKTVDPQTIQEKIDAAEKQKQDALKKEDYEKAAYYRDQVAKLEKAKPDANAKADSADAAVVTVADMQQIVEEKTDIPVGELQAKEQAQMKTLAADLEANVIGQNPAVEAVSRAIRRNRIGLNGTGRPIGSFMFVGPTGVGKTELAKQLANELFGSADAMIRFDMSEYMEPHSVAKLIGSPPGYVGYEEAGQLTEQVRRHPYSLILLDEIEKAHPDVMHMFLQILDDGRLTDSQGRTVSFKDTIIIMTSNAGTGDAEANVGFGAAAQGKTHDIIDRLTQYFKPEFLNRFDDIIQFNALSKENLMKIVALMIDDVNGMLANQDLHVHVTEPVQEKLVNLGYNPQMGARPLRRVIQEQIEDRIADFYLDHSDVKNMVAKVEDGKITLAAEEPKATK from the coding sequence ATGCTTTGTGACAACTGCCATAAGAACGAAGCGACGATTCATTTATATACGAACGTCAACGGTCAGCGGCGACAAATTAATCTTTGTCAGAATTGCTATCAACTACTAAAGAATCAGGAACAGCATCCAAATAACGGAGTTGGAGGTACTGATATGGCACAAGATCCATTTGGTTTTGGCGGTCTTGACGACATTTTCCGCGCAATGCAAGGCGGTGGCGTCACCCCCGATGATACGACGAGTCGGCAACAGCCGACGCAGCCAGCTGGGCCAACTAATGGTGGTAACCGTCGTGGTAACAATAACGGCGGCGGCCTCCTCGGCCAATACGGCTACAACTTGACGGAACAAGCCAAGCAAGGCAAAGTCGATCCAGTCATCGGTCGGGATAACGAAATCAACCGCGTCATTGAGATTTTAAACCGGCGGACAAAGAACAACCCGGTCTTAATCGGTGAAGCTGGGGTTGGTAAGACGGCGGTCGTCGAAGGCCTCGCACAGAAGATTGTTTCAGGACAAGTTCCCCAAAAACTATTAAATAAAGAAATTATTCGGTTAGACGTGGCATCACTCGTTCAAGGCACCGGTATTCGGGGCCAATTTGAACAACGGATGCAACAACTCATGAAAGAGGTTCAGGCTAATCCGAATATCGTGCTTTTCATTGATGAAATCCACGAAATTATGGGCGCCGGTAACGCTGAAGGTGGCATGGACGCCGGTAACGTTTTGAAGCCAGCATTAGCCCGTGGTGACTTCCAATTAGTTGGGGCCACGACTTTAAACGAATACCGCGACATCGAAAAAGATGCGGCCCTCGCCCGGCGGTTCCAACCAGTAACGGTTGATGAACCCAGTGTCGATGAATCCATCAAGATTTTACAAGGGATTCAAAAGAAATATGAAGACTACCATCACGTGACCTATAACGCTGATGCAATCGTTGCGGCGGTCAAGCTATCTAACCGGTATATTCAAGATCGTTTCTTACCGGATAAAGCGATTGACTTGCTCGATGAAGCTGGCTCACGTAAGAACTTAACCTTGAAGACGGTTGATCCTCAAACCATTCAAGAAAAGATCGATGCCGCTGAAAAGCAAAAGCAAGACGCCTTGAAAAAGGAAGATTACGAAAAAGCAGCTTATTATCGTGATCAAGTGGCCAAGTTAGAAAAGGCCAAACCAGACGCTAATGCTAAGGCTGACAGTGCTGATGCAGCAGTAGTCACCGTGGCTGATATGCAACAAATCGTCGAAGAAAAGACCGATATTCCAGTTGGCGAACTACAAGCGAAGGAACAAGCTCAAATGAAGACCTTAGCGGCTGATTTGGAGGCCAACGTAATTGGTCAAAATCCAGCAGTTGAAGCCGTTTCTCGCGCTATTCGCCGTAATCGAATCGGCTTGAACGGCACTGGTCGGCCAATTGGCTCCTTCATGTTTGTCGGCCCTACTGGGGTTGGTAAGACTGAACTAGCCAAACAGCTTGCTAATGAACTCTTTGGTTCAGCGGATGCGATGATTCGCTTTGACATGAGTGAGTATATGGAACCCCATTCAGTGGCGAAGCTGATCGGGTCACCACCTGGCTATGTTGGCTATGAAGAAGCCGGCCAATTAACCGAACAAGTTCGGCGTCATCCGTATAGCTTGATTTTATTAGATGAAATTGAAAAAGCCCATCCGGATGTCATGCACATGTTCTTACAAATCTTAGATGATGGCCGTTTGACCGATTCACAAGGTCGTACGGTCAGCTTCAAAGATACCATTATCATTATGACGTCAAACGCTGGGACTGGCGATGCTGAAGCTAATGTTGGTTTCGGTGCCGCTGCTCAAGGCAAGACGCATGATATTATTGACCGCTTAACTCAATACTTCAAGCCAGAATTCTTAAACCGGTTTGATGATATTATCCAATTCAATGCCCTTTCCAAGGAAAACTTGATGAAGATTGTAGCTTTGATGATTGATGATGTCAACGGCATGCTTGCCAACCAGGACTTACATGTCCACGTTACTGAACCAGTGCAAGAAAAGCTAGTCAATCTTGGCTACAACCCCCAAATGGGCGCACGGCCATTACGGCGTGTTATTCAAGAACAGATTGAAGATCGGATTGCCGACTTCTACTTGGATCACAGCGATGTTAAAAACATGGTTGCCAAAGTTGAAGATGGTAAGATTACATTGGCGGCGGAAGAACCCAAAGCCACTAAATAA
- a CDS encoding phosphocarrier protein HPr translates to MEKKEFHVIADTGIHARPATLLVQSASKFNSEVTLQYQDKSVNLKSIMGVMSLGVGKDADVTISAEGADEADAIAALTDTMKKEGLSE, encoded by the coding sequence ATGGAAAAGAAAGAATTTCACGTAATCGCAGATACAGGTATCCACGCACGTCCAGCTACTTTATTGGTACAATCAGCAAGTAAGTTCAACTCAGAAGTTACGTTGCAATATCAAGACAAGTCAGTTAACTTGAAGTCTATCATGGGTGTAATGTCACTCGGTGTTGGTAAAGATGCAGATGTTACGATTTCTGCTGAAGGTGCTGACGAAGCTGACGCAATTGCAGCTTTAACTGATACGATGAAGAAAGAAGGCTTATCTGAATAA
- the ptsP gene encoding phosphoenolpyruvate--protein phosphotransferase yields MAEKVLKGIAASDGIAIAKAYMLVDPDLSFEKTTVSDFDAEIQRLHDAFDAAKAELKVIKDKATQNLGAEEAEVFEAHITILSDPEMLSQIEGKIKDDKVNAEEALKEVTDTFIAMFEAMTDNAYMQERAGDIRDVTKRVMSHLLGVTLPSPALIDSEVIVIAHDLTPSDTAQLDRKFVKGFITDIGGRTSHSAIMSRTLEIPAVVGSETATTEIKADTTVILDGINGEALVAPTDAEISDYQQKAKDFAAQKVEWEKLKNEATVSKDGKHFELASNIGTPDDMDGVLEAGSEAVGLFRSEFLYMNSAELPDEDTQFEAYKKVVEGMQGKPVIVRTMDIGGDKHLPYLPLPDEMNPFLGYRAIRISLDRDDIFRTQLRALLRASHYGQLRIMFPMIATLDEFRQAKAIFEDEKAKLVAAGTPVADDIKLGIMIEIPAAAILADQFAKEVDFFSIGTNDLIQYSFAADRGNERVSYLYQPYNPSLLRLIKHVIDAAHANGRIAGMCGEVAGDQIAVPLLMGLGLDEFSMSSTSVLKTRSLMKRIDTTEMAKLADKAVNECVTNEEVKALVEKNVFNK; encoded by the coding sequence ATGGCTGAAAAGGTACTAAAAGGAATTGCTGCCAGTGATGGGATTGCAATTGCTAAGGCCTATATGCTAGTTGATCCAGATTTGTCATTCGAAAAAACGACGGTTTCCGACTTTGATGCCGAAATCCAACGGTTACATGACGCTTTTGATGCTGCTAAAGCTGAGTTAAAAGTCATTAAGGACAAAGCAACTCAGAATTTAGGTGCCGAAGAAGCGGAAGTTTTTGAAGCTCATATCACAATTTTATCTGACCCCGAAATGTTAAGTCAAATTGAAGGTAAGATTAAGGATGATAAAGTCAATGCTGAAGAAGCTTTGAAGGAAGTTACTGATACTTTCATCGCCATGTTTGAAGCAATGACGGACAACGCATATATGCAAGAACGAGCTGGCGACATTCGCGATGTAACTAAGCGCGTGATGAGTCACTTGTTAGGGGTTACCCTACCAAGTCCTGCCTTAATCGATTCTGAAGTTATCGTAATTGCCCATGATTTAACGCCTAGTGACACGGCCCAACTTGATCGTAAGTTTGTCAAAGGGTTCATCACCGATATTGGTGGTCGGACAAGTCACTCTGCGATTATGTCACGGACGCTTGAAATTCCAGCCGTAGTAGGTTCTGAAACTGCAACGACTGAAATTAAAGCCGATACGACGGTTATCCTTGATGGGATTAACGGGGAAGCTTTAGTCGCCCCAACCGATGCTGAAATCAGTGACTATCAACAAAAAGCCAAAGATTTCGCTGCGCAAAAGGTTGAATGGGAGAAGCTTAAGAATGAAGCGACCGTTTCAAAAGACGGTAAGCATTTTGAATTAGCTTCTAACATTGGGACGCCAGACGATATGGATGGTGTCTTGGAAGCTGGTTCTGAAGCAGTTGGCTTATTCCGATCAGAATTCTTGTACATGAACAGTGCGGAACTACCTGATGAAGATACGCAATTCGAAGCCTACAAGAAGGTTGTTGAAGGCATGCAAGGCAAGCCAGTGATTGTGCGGACCATGGATATCGGGGGCGACAAGCATTTACCATACTTGCCACTACCAGACGAAATGAACCCATTCTTGGGCTATCGGGCGATCCGGATTTCACTTGATCGTGACGATATCTTCCGGACACAATTACGGGCATTACTACGGGCTTCACACTATGGTCAATTACGGATTATGTTCCCAATGATTGCTACCTTAGATGAATTCCGTCAAGCTAAAGCCATCTTTGAGGATGAAAAGGCGAAATTAGTTGCTGCCGGGACACCAGTTGCTGATGATATCAAGCTTGGTATCATGATTGAAATCCCTGCTGCTGCTATTTTAGCTGACCAATTTGCTAAAGAAGTTGACTTCTTTAGTATTGGGACCAACGACTTGATTCAATATTCCTTTGCTGCTGATCGTGGTAATGAACGCGTTTCATACTTGTATCAACCATACAACCCATCGTTGTTACGGTTAATCAAGCATGTTATTGACGCAGCCCATGCCAATGGTCGGATTGCTGGGATGTGTGGTGAAGTTGCTGGGGACCAAATCGCGGTGCCATTATTAATGGGCTTAGGTTTGGATGAATTCTCAATGAGTTCAACTTCAGTGCTGAAGACGCGTTCATTGATGAAACGCATTGATACGACTGAAATGGCTAAATTAGCTGATAAGGCCGTTAATGAATGTGTTACCAATGAAGAAGTTAAAGCATTAGTTGAAAAGAACGTTTTTAATAAATAG
- a CDS encoding glycosyltransferase family 4 protein — protein sequence MNIGIFTDTYYPQVSGVATSIKVLRNQLERAGHQVYIFTTTDPHVDKTIYERNIFRFTSIPFVSFTDRRIAVRGLFKAYQVAKDLGLDIVHTQTEFSMGMIGKFVAKQLKVPCIHTYHTMYEDYLHYIANGKLLKPYHVKEATRAYCYHLNGIVAPSQRVANTLKKYGVKTPSRIIPTGIDINQYEQAPTADYRQKLGYAATTPVLLSLSRLAYEKNIHEVIAALPAVLEQVPATQLVIVGDGPARETLENQVKAANLSEHVQFTGEIDNDEVYNYYQMADLFVAASNSESQGLTYIEAMAAGLKMVVASSPYTDQLLDDPSLGTTFTSASTLVRDVVRYLQHPHAFDDPKPRQKKLYQISAEYFGKQVINYYQDVQLTYSESAGKSADISD from the coding sequence GTGAATATCGGGATATTTACAGATACATACTATCCACAAGTTAGTGGGGTAGCAACGTCGATCAAGGTGCTGCGCAATCAACTTGAGCGGGCTGGTCATCAAGTGTATATCTTTACGACCACGGATCCCCATGTTGATAAGACTATCTATGAACGCAATATTTTTCGGTTTACCAGTATTCCGTTTGTGTCCTTTACGGATCGGCGGATTGCTGTCCGTGGGTTATTCAAGGCCTATCAAGTTGCGAAAGATTTAGGTTTAGATATTGTGCATACCCAAACTGAATTTTCGATGGGCATGATTGGTAAGTTCGTCGCGAAACAGTTAAAGGTGCCCTGTATTCATACCTACCATACGATGTATGAGGACTATTTACACTATATTGCTAACGGTAAATTATTGAAGCCTTACCACGTTAAAGAAGCGACACGGGCTTATTGTTACCATTTGAATGGCATTGTGGCGCCCAGTCAACGGGTAGCGAATACATTAAAAAAATATGGTGTGAAAACACCGAGTCGGATTATTCCGACCGGGATTGATATTAATCAATATGAACAGGCGCCAACTGCTGATTATCGGCAAAAATTAGGCTATGCAGCGACAACACCGGTGCTATTATCGTTAAGTCGATTAGCCTATGAGAAGAATATCCATGAAGTCATTGCGGCCTTGCCAGCAGTATTGGAGCAAGTACCAGCGACACAACTGGTGATTGTCGGTGACGGGCCAGCGCGTGAAACGTTGGAAAACCAAGTTAAGGCTGCCAATCTGAGCGAACATGTGCAATTTACTGGTGAGATTGATAATGATGAAGTTTATAACTACTATCAAATGGCTGATTTATTTGTGGCGGCCTCTAATTCGGAGTCACAAGGGTTAACTTATATCGAAGCCATGGCGGCAGGGCTTAAAATGGTGGTTGCTAGCAGCCCGTATACGGATCAATTGTTAGATGATCCTTCATTAGGGACAACGTTTACTAGTGCGTCAACCCTAGTTCGTGACGTGGTTCGATATTTACAGCACCCGCATGCATTTGATGATCCAAAACCACGCCAAAAAAAGCTCTATCAGATTTCAGCCGAGTATTTTGGCAAGCAAGTAATTAATTACTATCAAGATGTTCAGTTGACCTATTCAGAATCAGCAGGGAAGTCAGCCGATATCAGTGACTAA
- a CDS encoding glycosyltransferase family 4 protein, with protein MLNITMFSKADSVKGQGVGSAYQELMRLLQTHWQDEFKLKVNRYGRSTISHYHTVNPLFYLSTFMPNRGRKIGYVHFLPETLAGSLKLPRPLQAIFNRYLISFYKRMDHIVVVNPTFIPKLEAYDIKRADVTYIPNFVSKREFYEMTQPKQTKLRQAYGYDQNKFMILGTGQIQERKGVPDFIKLARQNPDIQFVWAGGFSFGRITDGYQDLKKVVDNPPANLSFPGIVDREKLVDYYNMADLFLLPSYNELFPMSVLEAFSCGTPVLLRDLDLYRAIIDGYYQAAADVDEMQQQISQLRQNPAGLQFLHDKAVLASADYSEQRLAKIWHDFYLQQAKEG; from the coding sequence ATGCTAAACATTACGATGTTTTCGAAAGCTGACTCAGTTAAAGGTCAAGGGGTCGGGAGTGCGTACCAAGAATTAATGCGGTTATTGCAAACTCATTGGCAGGACGAGTTCAAGCTTAAAGTGAATCGTTATGGTCGTTCGACGATTTCGCATTATCATACGGTTAATCCGCTGTTTTATTTGTCGACATTTATGCCTAACCGGGGACGTAAAATTGGTTACGTCCATTTTTTACCGGAAACTTTAGCCGGAAGTTTGAAGTTACCAAGGCCGTTGCAAGCGATTTTTAACCGTTATTTGATTTCATTTTATAAACGCATGGATCATATTGTTGTCGTTAATCCGACGTTTATCCCTAAGCTGGAAGCCTACGATATCAAACGGGCGGATGTGACCTATATTCCAAACTTTGTTAGTAAACGTGAGTTCTATGAAATGACGCAACCAAAACAAACTAAATTGCGTCAAGCCTATGGTTATGACCAAAATAAATTTATGATTTTGGGGACCGGTCAGATTCAAGAACGTAAAGGCGTACCAGATTTTATTAAGTTAGCCCGTCAAAATCCAGATATTCAATTTGTCTGGGCCGGGGGCTTTTCGTTTGGGCGAATTACGGATGGTTATCAAGACTTAAAAAAAGTAGTCGATAATCCCCCTGCCAATCTGTCGTTTCCTGGCATTGTCGATCGAGAAAAATTAGTTGATTATTATAATATGGCGGATCTATTCCTCTTGCCATCGTACAATGAACTATTTCCCATGTCAGTACTAGAAGCATTTAGTTGTGGGACGCCCGTTTTGTTACGGGACTTAGACTTATACCGCGCAATCATTGATGGGTATTATCAAGCTGCGGCGGATGTTGATGAGATGCAACAGCAGATTTCACAGTTGCGTCAGAATCCAGCTGGCTTACAATTTTTACATGATAAAGCGGTGTTGGCATCAGCAGACTATTCTGAACAGCGGTTAGCTAAAATCTGGCATGATTTTTACTTGCAGCAGGCAAAAGAGGGGTAG
- a CDS encoding lysylphosphatidylglycerol synthase transmembrane domain-containing protein encodes MTRKNVWSLLAMILIGVAISWYSLRNVQLSHLMADILQLNWWWLLVALGCVGLYYGLEAVVVQKFVRHRYRHYSFKSALRVPLAEQLFNGITPFSSGGQPAQIFVMAQSGIDAGRASSVALMKFVVFQAMVVLNFLVAMLVGFHYLAEKLSYLSLYVLLGFLIHFAVIVGLLLVMYWYNFTKKAVKIVLIPVGWFMNDDRFTRLQATISEKIDSFYEESVRMTKDWRMLVEISLITFFQLLFYYMIPYFIMRAMGYHGINIIMVTSLNVLIFLVTSLFPIPGGAGGAEFGFTELFAKFIPSHSKLILAMLIWRILTYYLGLFLGMFAMAMRPEKAEEIKDRPNE; translated from the coding sequence ATGACTAGAAAAAATGTGTGGTCTTTACTAGCCATGATTTTAATTGGGGTCGCCATTTCGTGGTATTCACTACGTAATGTTCAACTCAGCCATTTAATGGCCGATATTCTCCAGTTAAATTGGTGGTGGTTATTGGTAGCACTGGGGTGTGTGGGACTCTACTATGGTTTAGAAGCGGTTGTGGTCCAAAAGTTTGTCCGTCATCGCTATCGGCACTATTCTTTTAAGAGTGCGTTGCGAGTTCCTTTAGCAGAACAGTTGTTTAATGGGATTACGCCGTTTTCATCCGGGGGCCAACCGGCGCAGATTTTTGTGATGGCCCAATCGGGTATTGATGCGGGGCGCGCGAGTTCCGTGGCGTTAATGAAGTTCGTGGTGTTTCAAGCGATGGTCGTCTTGAATTTCTTAGTCGCCATGCTGGTTGGGTTTCATTATTTAGCTGAAAAGTTAAGCTACTTATCGTTGTATGTGTTATTGGGCTTTTTGATTCATTTTGCCGTCATTGTCGGCCTGTTATTAGTGATGTATTGGTATAACTTCACTAAAAAAGCGGTGAAGATTGTTTTAATTCCCGTTGGCTGGTTCATGAATGACGACCGGTTTACCCGGTTACAAGCAACAATCAGTGAAAAAATCGATTCATTTTATGAAGAAAGTGTCCGCATGACGAAGGACTGGCGGATGTTAGTGGAAATTTCGTTGATTACGTTCTTTCAACTATTGTTTTACTATATGATTCCGTATTTTATTATGCGGGCCATGGGGTATCATGGCATTAATATTATTATGGTCACTAGTTTGAACGTTTTGATTTTCTTAGTAACCTCGTTATTTCCAATTCCTGGCGGTGCTGGCGGCGCTGAATTTGGGTTTACCGAGCTATTTGCCAAATTTATTCCTAGTCATAGTAAATTAATTTTGGCCATGCTTATCTGGCGGATTTTAACTTATTATTTGGGCTTGTTCCTAGGGATGTTTGCAATGGCCATGCGTCCAGAAAAAGCGGAAGAAATTAAAGATAGGCCGAATGAGTAA
- a CDS encoding D-alanyl-D-alanine carboxypeptidase family protein: protein MLKLKKRQRLCVWLMLGLGLSGVGLITQPVHAQKSQADAVKAAYIVDAKSGQAVYAQNADQKLPIASLSKLMTLYLVEQAVKQGKISWTDNVPISKQVRKMASSATLSTMPMAANDRFTVKELVAATLVGSSNSSAIALGEYLGGSNTKFIQLMNQQAQKWHLAANFVSASGLDNTDLTTYHYNLPGTNDQAQNMVSARAITTIARHLVNEFPSIVQVSNQSAVKIHKYRVPTSVLILKGQSFYDGRVPVDGLKTGYTAQAGGCLVATFHQNGRRMIATTLGSTWKFTANNNLRLKLKQQEQYRTVVPKTLNYQIPGTQTTVNLVAQSDGHRWTNQQQPMQKTTVAVWPMHRDRPNYLAAHTTVMKVRLTDPSSGATSTVKYQTPQAVTLLGPLQWATTDNTKSTLNLNTAFALTK from the coding sequence ATGTTGAAGTTGAAAAAACGCCAACGGCTGTGTGTCTGGTTAATGTTAGGGTTGGGATTAAGTGGTGTGGGATTAATTACCCAGCCAGTCCATGCCCAGAAAAGTCAAGCGGATGCGGTTAAGGCGGCGTATATTGTTGATGCCAAGTCTGGTCAGGCGGTCTACGCGCAAAATGCAGATCAAAAATTGCCGATTGCGTCGTTGAGTAAGCTGATGACCTTATATTTGGTCGAACAAGCGGTCAAACAAGGTAAAATTAGTTGGACAGATAATGTGCCAATCAGTAAACAGGTGCGTAAGATGGCCAGTAGTGCCACGTTATCCACGATGCCGATGGCGGCTAATGATCGGTTTACTGTCAAAGAGCTTGTTGCGGCGACTTTGGTGGGTTCGTCCAATAGTAGTGCGATTGCGCTGGGTGAATATCTAGGTGGCAGTAATACCAAATTTATTCAGTTAATGAATCAGCAGGCCCAAAAATGGCATTTAGCGGCTAACTTTGTGAGTGCATCGGGGTTAGATAATACGGATTTAACGACGTATCATTATAATTTACCGGGGACGAATGATCAGGCTCAAAATATGGTTTCAGCACGGGCAATTACGACGATTGCGCGCCATTTGGTCAATGAATTTCCAAGTATTGTGCAGGTTTCTAACCAGAGTGCGGTTAAAATCCATAAATATCGGGTTCCAACGTCGGTGTTAATTTTAAAGGGACAATCTTTCTATGATGGGCGCGTGCCCGTAGACGGCTTAAAAACGGGGTATACGGCGCAAGCTGGTGGGTGCTTAGTGGCGACGTTCCACCAAAATGGTCGACGGATGATTGCGACCACATTAGGGTCAACTTGGAAATTTACGGCGAATAACAATTTGCGGCTCAAGCTAAAACAGCAAGAGCAGTATCGCACGGTAGTCCCCAAAACGCTCAATTATCAGATTCCGGGGACACAAACAACCGTCAATTTAGTGGCGCAATCGGACGGCCATCGTTGGACGAATCAGCAGCAGCCGATGCAAAAAACGACGGTGGCAGTTTGGCCGATGCATCGTGACCGGCCTAATTATTTAGCGGCACATACGACGGTGATGAAAGTCCGGTTAACGGATCCGTCATCAGGAGCTACCAGTACGGTTAAGTATCAAACACCGCAAGCTGTGACTTTGTTAGGACCGCTGCAATGGGCAACAACGGACAATACTAAGTCAACTTTAAATTTGAACACCGCTTTTGCGTTGACCAAATAA